One part of the Drosophila teissieri strain GT53w chromosome 3R, Prin_Dtei_1.1, whole genome shotgun sequence genome encodes these proteins:
- the LOC122621817 gene encoding uncharacterized protein LOC122621817 — protein MCKKLSFITNLTICTKYRACIFWACLNIIFGFAFIPLVVDFVKRQKLPNSVLVFGCVCGGNLTLSGFMLLIGVLKDVRCLVGSSIVFCGIGIFFIHWLIVPLALFFIFSFIVFNYYQVAMSPDDRYRVPRRFS, from the exons ATGTGCAAAAAGCTTTCCTTTATAACAAACCTTACTATTTGCACCAAGTACAGGGCTTGCATTTTTTGGGCATGCCTCAACATAATCTTTGGCTTTGCATTTATCC CATTAGTTGTGGACTTTGTGAAACGACAAAAACTACCCAattctgttttggtttttggttgcgTATGTGGAGGCAATTTGACACTATCTGGTTTCATGTTACTTATTGGTGTTTTAAAG GATGTTCGGTGTTTGGTTGGTTCATCCATAGTTTTCTGCGGCATAGGCATATTTTTCATTCACTGGCTAATAGTTCCTTTGG CgctctttttcattttttcttttattgtgTTCAATTATTATCAAGTGGCTATGTCTCCTGATGATCGCTATCGAGTGCCGAGGCGATTTTCGTAA